The DNA window ACCTCCAATGCATTTTCAAAATACCTCGGTCCCATTGTAAGCtgtaaattaaagttaaacCATGAAACTTTCTATTCTcaagattattataaataaaagattgacGAACATTTgcagaataattttccatgATAGTTGCGTTATTATACCAATCCGGATaaccaatatttttttttataaacttaaTTCTTCTCAAAGCCAAATCTTTGATCTCCTTGTTCGCCCAATtcgattctttaatttctatctTCATTTCCTCTTCTATGTCATTCAACGCATTCAATGCCTGATTTATCAGAAAACAAAAGtcttatttgtataatttaatctgTCGATCTAACTTACATAATCCTTAATTTGCACCCTTATTCTGTCCATGTAAATGGTACGAGAATTTTACCGTTTCTATCATGTCGTCGGAGAAATATCTTCTTGCGTATTCCACGTGCGCTACGACTTTCGTTAATTCCATCTTCTTGATGCACCAGTCCGACCTAcgaataattcgaaaataatcGCGCCACCCGCAACCAGGTAATTCGAACGgctaatttaaattaaatcacCGCCACGTGCCGCTACATACGTGCACGTCATAATCTTAATTGCGCTATATTCGTATTTTACTCGAGTCGCTGCTCTACTTTCCACAGATGCTTCAAATTTAACGTGAGATATTTTCTGATTACTTAGTGCTTTCTAGATTCCATGTCATTGGACTACGAACGCTTATGCAACTTCATACGATCGAAGAaacaagtttttaaaattcatacaaGGAATCGGGAATTTGTGAATTTGTAAGTTACagaatttctatgaaaaattccGAATTTAGAAGTTTTTCAGTTATGAAATTCCTATAAAAGacgtagaaaaattataattaaagaacgTAGAGAGAAGTTTGCCTCGCTCACTGAATATTATAAAGGGAACTGCACtgtgtttattttatacatcagCGTATATTATGTACGTTTTGTGCATTCTTGCACTTTTAATCTTTCCACGCTACGTATActttagtaaattattaattaataaatttaatatgataaataaatttggagTGAAACTATTCTCAAATTTTAGTGTGTTACGtgcattaaaatttcttcttctctatAAAACAAAACCACCCGAATAGAcgtatatctattattaataattaacaaaaattagttTCTCTTACAAGCTGAAAAAGGTTTGCTCTTGAAAGCATTAAATTTCACACAAATTCATAAACATTCGCGGCCTATTCAGCATAAGTCAATTGCAATTCATCTCGATCAATACTTAAACTCTGCATTAACTTCTATGttgattctattttataaaagttctATAATCTGTTACACAGACCTGTCTTGTTGCACGTTTGAATCATTTCCAGCCATTTTCTCATCCAATTCTCTCATTTCGTCGGTAGTCTCTGTGATCATCGATGAAACGAAGCTCCAATGAAGATAATTCACTGTTTGACAAATAATAAGCGCATGGAACAAATATTGTGAACAATTATATTCGTCTTAAATCATTATGATTTTACCTATGGTTCTGCTTGGAGTTTCATCGAGTAAGGGAATTAATTTCTCGTAGTAATCAGGTGAGGTTACCTTTAACATCGTGTCTTCAGAGATATCGATACCcgattcattaaaaatgtCCATTATCTTGTCTATCCAATTTACCTGTAAGAAATACTTTTGTCAATTAACGACTAACTGAACaccattaaaaataaaatatttaccataGATTTGTGTGTACGTGGCTTTAAATTATCGTACCATTTTTGGAAGCCTGCCACAGTCATATTTACATAATCATTTACCATACTACTTATctgtaaattattgttataattttagtCGATGACAGAGTCCATAGTAAAGCAACTGTTTTTAAACTTATGAAACCTTCAACaatttccattcgaaattaaatatatcttcaatttcttcttctaactGGCTCCTTGTTGTATTAAATCCTGCAGCCTCAgctattttcgaaattatcttCACAATGTACTTCCAATAACTAAGATCTCTTTTATCAATGATTGCAAGTGTCTCGTTGTCAGCttcgaaaaattcttcaaGCATCCACGAATACGGTGGCATGTCGGGAACGTCTAACTAGAAATGTTTGAaggaatttgtaaaattgttacGTACGTAGAGAATCGATTACTCACAATCACAGTCTTCTCTTTGGTATCACCATACGCCGTGACTCGGACATCATGCAACAAATTAGATCCTCTTAAATGAGCATAATAATCGTCGATATTCTGCCATTTCTGTTCACTGTCGTTCCACTTGTTTTTTCCTATTATTATCGGCCACCCACCGATTTCATTCAGTATGAAGAGTATCGGTTCCATACCTCGCTTATTCATATCCTCTACGAGCAGTGGAAAATTATCGAACCGATAACATTTTCATgcataatttctttataatgaaattgaacatTTCCAATCGTTAAAGTATAATATCCTATAAGACCAGGGCAAAGTACCAGAACAGTCAAAATTAGCGATGTCTacttttttatagaaattttatggaTAATTAAATCTTAACTTCTTCTAGATGTTTTAtaactttacaaaatttacaatttctactttggatagaaattttataacttacAAGTCTTATAATTTCCCATTTTTCCcgtagaaatttcataaatttacaaaacgtTAACATTTAcgtgttttgtattttttatgcatttcttCAATTAgctttcatttcaatttctctggtattttgtatttaagtCACCAATAATTCCagtattaatttcgaattaattattgtctATCTGTAGTGGccaattgtttataaattagtaatttaacTAGATCACTACCTGTGTCCATACAAGTTTTGTACCATTGTTTCGCGACCTTTACCGATGAAATTTCGTCACCTCGCAACTCCATCTTCATCATTTCTGCAAAATTCTGTTCGTTATCCCCAAAGGGAATTTACGAAACGGGTGAAACTTACCCTCGATTCTTCTTTTGTTCTCGTTGTCAGAAATGGCTCGCAATTGCCAGGAATTCTCTCCAAGTGGAAGCGAATGTATCGTTGGCCAGTTGCCGCATGCATATTCATAGAAGTCCTCGCAGGGATCCGCGGATGCGTTCATGTTCGTTAGTATCCTCGTAGCTGTTTTATACGATCGTCAAAGAAAACGTTTCCTTATTATTTCCTCCCAGctgttttctattttgaataAGACTTTACCGAATCTTTTACACTCCTCAGTTAAACACACGGAACGTGCATCGTTTGTTACATCGGTCGCTCTTGCATCGATGAAGATGATCAAAGAGAATCTGTATAACAACTGAGAATGATTTTGTCTGATTCTACATAATTGTCGTAATAgtataattgaaatgaaataatttgaataaaaaggaaaataaattgaattgtcACGTACAGGCAAATTTCAAGCAACATCGTCTGCGAAATAATACCGTTAATGTCCACGACGACACTAATTATCGAATCTGAATTTCCAGCGTTTATTACACAGCCAAATAgccgataataattttatatcacgGAGGCGTTATACGATATCTCTGTTAATCGGCCATTCGAATGATTTTTGCATCGACATTACCCCGTACATTTGTCGCCGTGCGATTCGCTGCACACTCGCCAGAcagaatttcgaaaataatttcttctcgtTGTATTATCAGAAAATCAAATCATACAACGTATTTCATTTCTGTCTATCGGTTGTCTCTAAAAAGATATTGCAGAAACGTTTAGCGCCTCTGTCAGCTTTTAAACGAAACATCGATTGTCAATATCGCGAATTGCTGATTAGGAGTAATAGTATCAGTATTTCCTGGCCAGTGACTCGAACATTTCTGCATATATCTCGACTGTAATGTTTCATCAGACTCTGTTTGCTTTGGTGACGTTCCACTGTCgtcgaaaataataaagacaTATTGTCCAATTACGAGAGGGAACATTCGTTATATTATCCGATCGATGTGTCGCCGCTAATAATTATCGCTCATCAGTATGTTCGACGGTGAAATATAGCATGGTAACCGTCGAACAATTCGTTCGttaaatcaacaaaaattccCACGTCGACGAGCAAGAACCTCTGATAAAGACCGAGTGgaaattttctctcgttttctcaCGATGCAACAACGCGGTTGATAAACAGCATtctttttcgagaaaataaggaaaagaagagagaaagaaagaaagcggACAAGCTGATAGGAAGCAAAGAATGGAATATCAAATTGACGTCAGCCGAACGATTTAGCCAACGGTTTTTCAAACTGTTGCGTTTATTTACATCAGTGAttgcaaagaaataatatacatacgaaGCATCGTTGTAAACGTTCTggtattttttcgtttctcgtctCGTGTTTCCTCGCCTctcatttttaaaaacgtaTGTACGTTTCGCACGTTTTTACGCCACATTCGAACACCATGGGACTTCTCCTCGAcctcgtttattttaatattgcatcATCGAAAAAGGGCGCAATCTTAAGCTAGTTAAATCGCCGGAAAAGTAGTACACATTTCTGTACTACAGTCGCTTAGTAtacgttttcttcgttcatctcgctgtttcttatttttatttcgatcttCGCATTGCTCTACAGAGTTCGAAGGGTCTACCACCGAACGCTGATATAACGACGATAATTCGCTAGTAGATAGAGTATGCATTCGTACATAGTAAGGCGTTATTGGACGATCGTTGATACAATCTTCTGACGATTTGCGAACACGTAGCTTGTCACTTTACGTGTCTGGATATAAGATTTTGGAAActcgataaaagaaaactgaTGCAAAAATAAGTAGAATAATTACGTCGTTGAAATGGAAGGGAAAAGCAAAGGGTGcatggaattaaaataaacagatGCAGAgtcaattgaaatattatcataaatattcagaggagaaggaaaaagtgTTCGGTAAAACGTTGTGctataaaattacgataaaagatTGAAAGGACAGGGAactacaaaaaagaaaaaaaaatgtagaatcaAATGAAACATTGATTCGTCCCGTTTTTATTATACCACCATACGGAGAGAACGAGAcgaatatatgttataattgaatattaacgCAAATATtcaggaagaaaggaaaacttATTCATTGGAAAATCACATAAACGTTTAAACATATTAAGGATAAAATTAAAGGTGCAAAGAATTACACAAAGAgcgcgatcgatcgaaatattaatgaaaatatgcggaaggaaaggaagaggcatttaataaaaaatttgattaaagcTAAAGCTGCAgtgaattattaacaattacgACTGAGATATCAAGGAAAttggaaagaaggaaggaaccAATTATTCggtgaaaaatttttttaaaatcaagCAGCCTATAAAAAGTGTTCCCTTCTTCGAAGAAAACACGATTCAGATGTGTATGCACGATCGTGGAACATTAACAGAGCGTGGAAGACGGTCTCTTCCGACGTGCCCCACGCCAAATCGAAATCGTGAGCAATCGAACGCGACACGGAAGCGCAAAATTTCGATCACCTGCTACTCGAGAACAACGATGCGAACTAGCTGGCGCAAGCTGATCGACCTGGCCGcctttttatttatcaccGATTCATTTAAATACCTTAGGGAAGGAAGATTATTTGCTATAGAAACGCCATAGTATTTACAACAGGACGACGTTAACGCGTCGTTCTGACTCACGAATTCAATGGAACATCAGTGGAAACTACgataccatttttttttttttacttcttttttcttttttgatgaAGAGAAATCGACGATCTATTTTCATCGTCGATGACCTAACTCTATGTTATCTTTAAtcgatatcattttttttttattttttttttaagacgATCTCAGAACGATTTTGTGAGCAGCAACGAAAAAAAATGAacgtttatacatatgtacgcgATAGTTGTTGCGTATACGTTATTCGTGACGCCAATATTTCGAACGATTCGAGCAATCAGGAGAAATTAATCGACTTTAATTACCTTTCCTCTCGACGTGCCTCGGTAAATATACGATAGTtctaatttacataatatatcgATCACACAATAGATCGTTGACGTATCGTCTAATTAAATCACCAGCAATTTCTGTGGATCTAGGAATTACAgtaaatcgaatgaaattttcctgTTTCATCGTACGTTAATCGTAAAGCATAAGTTACTAGACAATTCTATTTAGACGACGTTCCCTTCATTGAAATCTTGAAATAATCGATCGGAACTATCGTAAAGGCGTCAACTGGGTCACTGGTAATCCACCAATCCGAGATTTCAATCGCTCTCTCGTTTCTCCGCTTTTGATCCGCCCCATTCTGTTCGAAAGTATTTTGGCGGTCCTTCCAGtcgttaattaaacgttaGTAGTTAaagtatctttattttatcgttagaCATATCCGAGGAATACAGAGCTATTTTAAAGACGGGATTCTTCGCGTAAGATGCAGCATTATATTAGAAACAGTCGTTTCGATGGAAACAGCCGTCGAATCGGCCACGCACAGTGTCTTTTAGTTTCTAAAAATCGCGTCGTTGCGCGGGAAACTTTTCCGAGCAACGTCGACTACGTGTAAATTTTGAACACATTCGCTgctatgtatttaaatattacttgtCCATTTCTggaattgcaaatttttcttcatcgAAAGCGTCCTTATCTTGAGTaacaattatttgtttattccaCGCTTTCCTCTAGTCTTTTTAGGTCATTCTATAACACGCGAAAGCTCAGCAATTGCGCCAGTAGAGCCTCGTACTGTGAAATAATCAGAGCGACGTACCGTGTGCGTCGACGGGATCCGCTAATCCTTAGATAATTAAATCGGCACACAATATACGTCAATAGCAGCGAAAGTGTTAACCTCGATTAGCATCCAAATGGCCGTTAAACTCGTCGTTCCAACGGAATCTTTCAGGGGACAAATTTCTACGGTATCTCTAAGATTTGCCTAAGTACGATACGGCATTTGAACGTAGCACTTGAACTATTCCAAAGGAGAGGAAGGAATTAATAGTAACTGTTTTATGTACAACATGATAGTTCATCATTCATCCATGCATCTGTTCAATTTCACTCACTCGCACACTGCTCATTCTCTTGTcgcgtttcatttttcattgaatttaaatCCACTGTCAGCGAATTATCCTGGAACCACCGCAAAGCATCCTCTTGAAGGCTTGCCTGAACTCTGGTGAAAATACCGTGTATATCACAGGGTTCAGGGTGCTGTTGAAGTAGCCCAGCCACAGGAAGACGCTCGCTATTAGCTCCGGTGGCTCGCAGGCCTCGCACGTGGCACGAAGCAACGCGACCAAGAAGAAAGGCAACCAACACGCGACGAACGCCCCGGTGATTATCGCGAGCGTTTTCGCAGCTTTCCTCTCGCGTTTCGACTCGATCGTCTCGCGTGTTCTCTTGCTCGAGGAGGTCGAATGGCTGCTAGAAGGATTGGTGACGGTGGTCGTCGTGGTAGTCGTTGTCGTTGACACCGTTGACGGTGTGACGGTGGTCGACTGCGTCGCGTTCGCGCCGTTGTACGACGACGACTTCTCCGGCGAGATCGACGAATGGTCCGGCGTGGATCTTGTTATGGTGAACGCTGTTGACTCCTCCCTCGGTCTGAAATGTACGTCAGTTTTAATCAAgctgtaattaaaattatttttgaccTCCTTAGGTGGAtagagatattttatattgtcaTACAAAAGTACAGGGATGTTTCATTGTGTTTCATCGAAcgtaaatttcattagaaaattagCAATACGCCTGTGTTAATCGAATGAGAATTAAAAACGATTCTGCAGTATTGGCTTGGTAGAAATATTCTATGTTTGCTTAAAAGTATATGGACATTTGGTTATTTGCGATAGAATATACATAATCTAGTCATAAAATTACGAATGGCCATAATTCTGTGACATTTGTAAATCATGTGGATTATTTGAATTTGGTAGGATTTCATCCTCTGTTGGAGGTGTCGCAGAGTATAAAATGTAGTTAACGTTAATGTTGCTAAACGTTAACGCGCAATAAAAAGATTAGTATTTGCAAGTGTCGAACGTTATGGAACAATTTCGTTGTTTTTGAAGAGTTGTCGATTCATTTGGTTGTCAAACTATGCTTACATAAAATGCATAAGATTCGTTCAAATTGATAGACTATAATCCTGacagtgaaatttaaaaaccaATAATGCttcgataaattatacattcaattttaatataaatatcgataagtTCTTCAATGAATTTGTATTTCGTGCGATGTATGCACACATTTCGAGATTAATCGTTTGGTTTCTGAAAATCTCACGCCATTCACTTTGTTCCATTACTAAAATTAGACAATATCCAGAAAATGGAATTCATCAGTTTGATGTCCTAGTAGTTCAATGAATTTATCGATTCTCCAAGAAGATAGTAAATGTTTCCCTGGAATCTTAAGTTATCCTAAGAAATCCTAAGTTAAGAAATCCTAATCCCATTAATTCATACGTTTTGCTATCACGTTCAAGTGTTTTTTATGCAAATCGACCAAAGTGTCCACACATTTATGAGCAACAGCGTACGTTTAACAAGATTTCTGCTAGAAATGCCACGTAATGCAATGTAACGTTAACAAGCTGTTACGTATAAGTATTCTCAGCGATTCAGCAACGTAATTAGTCTGTGGCGCGCAAGAAACCGGTCTCGTGAAAATCACGAATGGGGAAGGATAGTTAAGGCACGCCGCTAACGAGCCTCGCAACCGTGTATCTATTCAGATTCGTGGGGGAGAAGCGGAACCTTCTTGTGACGAGTCTAAGGATGCCTCTTCTTTCACGAGGTGGTTGCACGATAGTTCCTGGTCTCTTTCTGATTCGCTTTCGTGCCGCCTGAAATATCCTCCAGTACAGGAATAGAATAACGAGCAGTGGCAGGTAGAAAGTGGTGCAAGTGGCAAAAAtctgcaaatatatttaagaaaatttcacaCTATCGAATGGTAagtatttcttatatatatatatatatatttaggaaAGGTCatacttaaaaaagaaaaaaaatgatatcgTTATGCAATAACGGGCGAGTAATATCGTTACGTAACGAGTTTCAATtgaatgaatttcaatttcacagGAAGATTACTCCGGTTAACAAACACTGGTGTTTGTCACAGTGAATATTTGCATTGGTCttcgtgtattttttttcGCTGAATTCCAATCTGTGATcagattttttttcaatcacgcagagtttttattatttatggaaGAGTAATTTTAGAATTCAATATGTTGCCAACCAATTCTATatcgaaactttcttttcatttgatccttgtatataatatgtgttTCTGTCACCTTGCTCGATATTTCCTCgatatttccaatatattttcaaaaatatttcgctccctacaaaataaacttttcatttgttttctaaataaacATCGTATCTATCAAATTCTTCGACTATCTGGCAAATAGTCCTTCTTCCAGCATTTCGTATTATACTCCTGTTTACCTAGCAAATGACATAAACGTCAGAAAATCAACAAGGATACACTTGTCCTATGTTTCGTGtgtgatttttatatctgAATTCAGTACAAAGACGATTGAACCTTATACGCgacgaaaaaaaattaatttgtaaaccGCTGTCATTAGATTCGACTTATAACGGATTAATAGAGGTGTAGAGatgtaatttcgaaataactcGAGGAAGATTCTGATTTATCAAGGAGCAGGTACCTGGTATGCAGGGTCCTGCGACACGAGACACGTCCCATCCGCTATACGGTCCAAATAATCAGGATCCTTCCAGCCAAGTTGAGGTGCCAACGAGATTCCTAAGGACACCAACCAGACGGCGACGATCAACATACCGATCCGCCGTGGATTCCTTGCctgaaagtaaagaaattctttcaCCGGCTATCACACTCGAGAATTGACGAGTCCTCGTAACTCGAGGATTCCCTTTtctcttcaaaatatttttataatgacccgttcgaaattaatattcagatCGAGGCCAAAGAAGGCTGCATATCGATGATGTTTGCACgattaaaatagtaaaatcgCTTTCAAAGTGGCCTGAAACGTTTTCACCTCATTGGTTCGAGATAATCAGCTTACTCGATTGCAACAGTATCACGCGATCATAAATCTCGGATTCCATAGCAGCAACTATCTCCAACATGCGATGGGATATCGTGGGATTCAGATTCGATTAGCTATTGACTGTTAGGGATAGGACGGTGGATTGATTACTAGATACGAGTAGGAAATTTCGATATACTCGTCGATTCTCAAACAGAATTTCCATGTAGAAATTTAACCCTCGGATAATAAAGCGTGGATAAGCTACGTGAAGGTTGTTTTATCGCGCCTTATACCGACGATTATCATCTTACGACACGgataaactaattaaaattcaaactgTACGTTACCAAAACGATAGAACTTAAGATTATTGCACACGgactaattaaaaaagattctgCGGCacgttaaaaaatgcaaaaaatatattcaatctAATAGATAATGTAAGGAAAAATTGGTCGGTTGGTTTTGATCAAATAAAATCGGATATcgtatgtttgaaaaattcttaatcGTTTGAAAATCCCGGTTCTACATCTAACTGGACGTTATCCGGGTATAACGACACAAACTTCCAATTTCTCCGACAATTTTACTGTAGAACAAATCACGCGTTATTTCACGATACGGCGCACGAAACAGTGCAATGTTTTCGTGTAAAAACGGACCAAACATTCTATGGCCATACATGCAATAATCCTACTAATTACATCCCCCGTTTTAATGATCTCTGGTCGTACAAAGGGAAGCAGGACACCGAGCTCGATTATCGAGTCGCATTCTACGATCAATATACACGAGCGTTTCCACGTCCCAGCATATCCTAATCTCCTTCTCGATACTGTCATCCCTCCGGGGTCCACGCGATCGTGACGTAAGTTCGTCATTCGTTACCGTTCTAGTCTCACGAACTACCTGCAGACCGCGACAGTGTTAATTAACCTGTATATAATTGAGATCGGTGACTGCCCAATATCTGTCGACCGCGATAGCCACCAGATGCAATATCGAGGCAGTGCAGCAGAGGACGTCGCTGCTGGTCCACATGTCGCAAAGCTCAGGCCCCAACGACCATCCCGAGTTTATCTGCAATAAACAGAATTATCTGTTAAAGGGGTATATGTCGATGTGTCGTCGTGatgtcgttcgatcgatcacCACGTGAATGAGAATCCTAAGGGTCGGCCTGAACAAGTTCATTGTCACGTGTCATCGATATCGTACCATACgtattatgttttattcaaGCTGTGTTATTTGAAGGATAAGTAGATTCATTATCATAAATAGACTGTACGCGTTTATGGAGATTCGTGTTCTTACGATCTATATAATAAACGAATGATTAAGAATTTGTCTCACCCTCTAGATTAGAGTTTCTTAAATTATGGGACgcggaaatattttacaatcgcTACGCAAAATGTCGACTAACTGCCGTTAAAGGATtaaggaaaatttatcgagttaTTAATTGACATTAAGTATAAAACACCAGCTTTTGaagaaatcgtttattttagTGGATTTTAGTCCGAAACTAGCACAGAATTCCCAGCAGTTTCTAAAA is part of the Bombus pyrosoma isolate SC7728 linkage group LG13, ASM1482585v1, whole genome shotgun sequence genome and encodes:
- the LOC122574477 gene encoding neprilysin-1-like isoform X2, with translation MLLEICLFSLIIFIDARATDVTNDARSVCLTEECKRFATRILTNMNASADPCEDFYEYACGNWPTIHSLPLGENSWQLRAISDNENKRRIEEMMKMELRGDEISSVKVAKQWYKTCMDTEDMNKRGMEPILFILNEIGGWPIIIGKNKWNDSEQKWQNIDDYYAHLRGSNLLHDVRVTAYGDTKEKTVILDVPDMPPYSWMLEEFFEADNETLAIIDKRDLSYWKYIVKIISKIAEAAGFNTTRSQLEEEIEDIFNFEWKLLKISSMVNDYVNMTVAGFQKWYDNLKPRTHKSMVNWIDKIMDIFNESGIDISEDTMLKVTSPDYYEKLIPLLDETPSRTIVNYLHWSFVSSMITETTDEMRELDEKMAGNDSNVQQDRSDWCIKKMELTKVVAHVEYARRYFSDDMIETALNALNDIEEEMKIEIKESNWANKEIKDLALRRIKFIKKNIGYPDWYNNATIMENYSANLTMGPRYFENALEVQRYYKFKELRLLKHKDMAESWIIDPLTLNAIYLSQSNSITVPLANLQEPFFSRNQPNTINYALTGFLLAHELHHPFDELRRLFNERGEEINWPDEMTKQYYKSAQCFVDQYDNYTLDGTSSGPRVKNYGNQTFDENMPDTMGLKTAFKAYKRREIINGKPESTLPGLQMFNNDQIFFLSSANLWCETRNSQTLVTDAKLDIHSIGRLRCIGALSNSEDFTATFSCSLGSPMSPKKKCNIWKI
- the LOC122574477 gene encoding neprilysin-1-like isoform X1, producing the protein MLLEICLQNHSQLLYRFSLIIFIDARATDVTNDARSVCLTEECKRFATRILTNMNASADPCEDFYEYACGNWPTIHSLPLGENSWQLRAISDNENKRRIEEMMKMELRGDEISSVKVAKQWYKTCMDTEDMNKRGMEPILFILNEIGGWPIIIGKNKWNDSEQKWQNIDDYYAHLRGSNLLHDVRVTAYGDTKEKTVILDVPDMPPYSWMLEEFFEADNETLAIIDKRDLSYWKYIVKIISKIAEAAGFNTTRSQLEEEIEDIFNFEWKLLKISSMVNDYVNMTVAGFQKWYDNLKPRTHKSMVNWIDKIMDIFNESGIDISEDTMLKVTSPDYYEKLIPLLDETPSRTIVNYLHWSFVSSMITETTDEMRELDEKMAGNDSNVQQDRSDWCIKKMELTKVVAHVEYARRYFSDDMIETALNALNDIEEEMKIEIKESNWANKEIKDLALRRIKFIKKNIGYPDWYNNATIMENYSANLTMGPRYFENALEVQRYYKFKELRLLKHKDMAESWIIDPLTLNAIYLSQSNSITVPLANLQEPFFSRNQPNTINYALTGFLLAHELHHPFDELRRLFNERGEEINWPDEMTKQYYKSAQCFVDQYDNYTLDGTSSGPRVKNYGNQTFDENMPDTMGLKTAFKAYKRREIINGKPESTLPGLQMFNNDQIFFLSSANLWCETRNSQTLVTDAKLDIHSIGRLRCIGALSNSEDFTATFSCSLGSPMSPKKKCNIWKI
- the LOC122574477 gene encoding neprilysin-1-like isoform X3: MNASADPCEDFYEYACGNWPTIHSLPLGENSWQLRAISDNENKRRIEEMMKMELRGDEISSVKVAKQWYKTCMDTEDMNKRGMEPILFILNEIGGWPIIIGKNKWNDSEQKWQNIDDYYAHLRGSNLLHDVRVTAYGDTKEKTVILDVPDMPPYSWMLEEFFEADNETLAIIDKRDLSYWKYIVKIISKIAEAAGFNTTRSQLEEEIEDIFNFEWKLLKISSMVNDYVNMTVAGFQKWYDNLKPRTHKSMVNWIDKIMDIFNESGIDISEDTMLKVTSPDYYEKLIPLLDETPSRTIVNYLHWSFVSSMITETTDEMRELDEKMAGNDSNVQQDRSDWCIKKMELTKVVAHVEYARRYFSDDMIETALNALNDIEEEMKIEIKESNWANKEIKDLALRRIKFIKKNIGYPDWYNNATIMENYSANLTMGPRYFENALEVQRYYKFKELRLLKHKDMAESWIIDPLTLNAIYLSQSNSITVPLANLQEPFFSRNQPNTINYALTGFLLAHELHHPFDELRRLFNERGEEINWPDEMTKQYYKSAQCFVDQYDNYTLDGTSSGPRVKNYGNQTFDENMPDTMGLKTAFKAYKRREIINGKPESTLPGLQMFNNDQIFFLSSANLWCETRNSQTLVTDAKLDIHSIGRLRCIGALSNSEDFTATFSCSLGSPMSPKKKCNIWKI
- the LOC122574085 gene encoding 5-hydroxytryptamine receptor-like codes for the protein MEEHVNQAANSSTDGLAFTDASIILRALVLGLLILVTVVGNLFVIAAILLERNLQSVANYLIVSLAVADLMVACLVMPLGAVYEINSGWSLGPELCDMWTSSDVLCCTASILHLVAIAVDRYWAVTDLNYIQARNPRRIGMLIVAVWLVSLGISLAPQLGWKDPDYLDRIADGTCLVSQDPAYQIFATCTTFYLPLLVILFLYWRIFQAARKRIRKRPGTIVQPPRERRGILRLVTRRPREESTAFTITRSTPDHSSISPEKSSSYNGANATQSTTVTPSTVSTTTTTTTTTVTNPSSSHSTSSSKRTRETIESKRERKAAKTLAIITGAFVACWLPFFLVALLRATCEACEPPELIASVFLWLGYFNSTLNPVIYTVFSPEFRQAFKRMLCGGSRIIR